A DNA window from Tachysurus fulvidraco isolate hzauxx_2018 chromosome 4, HZAU_PFXX_2.0, whole genome shotgun sequence contains the following coding sequences:
- the ipmka gene encoding inositol polyphosphate multikinase isoform X3 has product MQFYTQVFAQDCTDPHLLALQQHLPKYYGTWSTPDKPNELYMKLEDVAGRFTCPCIMDVKIGRKSYDPFASQEKQKEQIRKYPLMEEIGFLILGMRVYHVASGSYIRHEQFYGRSLTKETLKTGLARFFHNGVELRKDAISVSIHKIRNILQWFERQKSLHFYASSLLFVYEGSHRLGNAKSENEALTGQEYRQTEPENKSNAHISSSTLKSSCGQVNFSSILETIYNLRKVNGFGSHSLHHQAIGMTADMKAKANTVVEGKSSNSGKEENVEVRMIDFAHVFPSDSSDDNYIYGLRSLLFVLEQILQE; this is encoded by the exons ATGCAATTCTACACCCAG GTGTTTGCTCAAGACTGTACAGATCCACACTTACTGGCCTTACAACAACACCTTCCCAAATACTATGGCACATGGTCAACTCCAGATAAACCAAATG AGCTGTACATGAAGCTGGAGGATGTGGCTGGGAGGTTCACATGTCCATGCATCATGGATGTAAAGATTGGGAGAAAGAGCTATGATCCTTTTGCCTCtcaagagaaacagaaagagcagATCAGAAAGTATCCTCTAATGGAAGAGATCGGGTTCTTGATTCTAGGAATGAGG GTTTACCACGTAGCTTCAGGAAGCTATATTAGACATGAACAGTTCTATGGTCGCAGTCTAACAAAGGAAACACTCAAAACCG gattagCTAGATTTTTTCATAATGGAGTGGAGCTAAGAAAAGATGCCATTTCTGTTAGCATCCATAAAATCCGTAACATCCTCCAATGGTTTGAGCGCCAGAAGAGCCTTCACTTCTATGCCAGCTCTCTGTTGTTTGTATACGAGGGCTCTCATCGCTTAGGGAATGCAAAGAGTGAAAATGAAGCTCTGACAGGACAGGAATATAGACAAACTGAGCCAGAGAACAAAAGTAATGCTCACATCAGTAGCTCAACACTGAAGAGCTCCTGTGGACAGGTAAACTTTAGTAGCATTCTTGAAACCATTTACAATTTAAGGAAAGTCAATGGGTTTGGGTCTCACTCTTTACATCACCAGGCTATAGGAATGACAGCTGACATGAAGGCAAAAGCAAACACTGTGGTTGAAGGCAAAAGCTCAAATAGTGGTAAGGAGGAAAATGTAGAGGTCAGGATGATTGATTTTGCCCACGTGTTTCCCAGTGATAGCTCAGATGATAACTACATTTACGGACTGAGGAGCCTCCTCTTTGTTCTGGAGCAGATCCTCCAAGAATGA
- the ipmka gene encoding inositol polyphosphate multikinase isoform X2, protein MATEDRVLKSSLAADDGRKAVPLSHQVAGHKYGIHKVGILQHDDGTVLKQLQPPPRGPCEMQFYTQVFAQDCTDPHLLALQQHLPKYYGTWSTPDKPNELYMKLEDVAGRFTCPCIMDVKIGRKSYDPFASQEKQKEQIRKYPLMEEIGFLILGMRVYHVASGSYIRHEQFYGRSLTKETLKTGLARFFHNGVELRKDAISVSIHKIRNILQWFERQKSLHFYASSLLFVYEGSHRLGNAKSENEALTGQEYRQTEPENKSNAHISSSTLKSSCGQAIGMTADMKAKANTVVEGKSSNSGKEENVEVRMIDFAHVFPSDSSDDNYIYGLRSLLFVLEQILQE, encoded by the exons ATGGCTACAGAGGATCGAGTATTAAAGTCATCTCTAGCCGCCGATGATGGAAGGAAAGCAGTGCCCCTGTCTCATCAGGTGGCTGGTCACAAGTACGGCATCCATAAAGTCG GTATTCTACAACACGATGATGGTACTGTACTGAAACAGCTGCAGCCTCCACCCAGAGGTCCATGTGAGATGCAATTCTACACCCAG GTGTTTGCTCAAGACTGTACAGATCCACACTTACTGGCCTTACAACAACACCTTCCCAAATACTATGGCACATGGTCAACTCCAGATAAACCAAATG AGCTGTACATGAAGCTGGAGGATGTGGCTGGGAGGTTCACATGTCCATGCATCATGGATGTAAAGATTGGGAGAAAGAGCTATGATCCTTTTGCCTCtcaagagaaacagaaagagcagATCAGAAAGTATCCTCTAATGGAAGAGATCGGGTTCTTGATTCTAGGAATGAGG GTTTACCACGTAGCTTCAGGAAGCTATATTAGACATGAACAGTTCTATGGTCGCAGTCTAACAAAGGAAACACTCAAAACCG gattagCTAGATTTTTTCATAATGGAGTGGAGCTAAGAAAAGATGCCATTTCTGTTAGCATCCATAAAATCCGTAACATCCTCCAATGGTTTGAGCGCCAGAAGAGCCTTCACTTCTATGCCAGCTCTCTGTTGTTTGTATACGAGGGCTCTCATCGCTTAGGGAATGCAAAGAGTGAAAATGAAGCTCTGACAGGACAGGAATATAGACAAACTGAGCCAGAGAACAAAAGTAATGCTCACATCAGTAGCTCAACACTGAAGAGCTCCTGTGGACAG GCTATAGGAATGACAGCTGACATGAAGGCAAAAGCAAACACTGTGGTTGAAGGCAAAAGCTCAAATAGTGGTAAGGAGGAAAATGTAGAGGTCAGGATGATTGATTTTGCCCACGTGTTTCCCAGTGATAGCTCAGATGATAACTACATTTACGGACTGAGGAGCCTCCTCTTTGTTCTGGAGCAGATCCTCCAAGAATGA
- the cisd1 gene encoding CDGSH iron-sulfur domain-containing protein 1: MSSSPTLSKGEVITALSVTAGAMAIGFLIHKTLFSKSKCTKPKVNLDLQKDNPKVVHAFDIEDLGDKAVYCRCWRSKKFPYCDGAHAKHNQETGDNVGPLIIKRKDA; the protein is encoded by the exons ATGAGTAGCTCACCAACTTTGTCTAAAG GTGAAGTGATAACAGCTCTGTCTGTCACTGCTGGAGCCATGGCCATCGGGTTCCTGATCCACAAAACACTGTTTTCCAAATCCAAATGCACGAAGCCAAAAGTGAACCTGGACCTTCAGAAAGACAACCCCAAAGTGGTGCATGCTTTCGATATTGAGGATCTGGGGGATAAGGCtgtgtactgtagatgttgGAGATCTAAGAAG TTTCCATACTGTGATGGTGCTCATGCAAAACACAACCAGGAGACGGGGGACAACGTGGGCCCACTGATCATTAAAAGAAAGGATGCATGA
- the ipmka gene encoding inositol polyphosphate multikinase isoform X1 has product MATEDRVLKSSLAADDGRKAVPLSHQVAGHKYGIHKVGILQHDDGTVLKQLQPPPRGPCEMQFYTQVFAQDCTDPHLLALQQHLPKYYGTWSTPDKPNELYMKLEDVAGRFTCPCIMDVKIGRKSYDPFASQEKQKEQIRKYPLMEEIGFLILGMRVYHVASGSYIRHEQFYGRSLTKETLKTGLARFFHNGVELRKDAISVSIHKIRNILQWFERQKSLHFYASSLLFVYEGSHRLGNAKSENEALTGQEYRQTEPENKSNAHISSSTLKSSCGQVNFSSILETIYNLRKVNGFGSHSLHHQAIGMTADMKAKANTVVEGKSSNSGKEENVEVRMIDFAHVFPSDSSDDNYIYGLRSLLFVLEQILQE; this is encoded by the exons ATGGCTACAGAGGATCGAGTATTAAAGTCATCTCTAGCCGCCGATGATGGAAGGAAAGCAGTGCCCCTGTCTCATCAGGTGGCTGGTCACAAGTACGGCATCCATAAAGTCG GTATTCTACAACACGATGATGGTACTGTACTGAAACAGCTGCAGCCTCCACCCAGAGGTCCATGTGAGATGCAATTCTACACCCAG GTGTTTGCTCAAGACTGTACAGATCCACACTTACTGGCCTTACAACAACACCTTCCCAAATACTATGGCACATGGTCAACTCCAGATAAACCAAATG AGCTGTACATGAAGCTGGAGGATGTGGCTGGGAGGTTCACATGTCCATGCATCATGGATGTAAAGATTGGGAGAAAGAGCTATGATCCTTTTGCCTCtcaagagaaacagaaagagcagATCAGAAAGTATCCTCTAATGGAAGAGATCGGGTTCTTGATTCTAGGAATGAGG GTTTACCACGTAGCTTCAGGAAGCTATATTAGACATGAACAGTTCTATGGTCGCAGTCTAACAAAGGAAACACTCAAAACCG gattagCTAGATTTTTTCATAATGGAGTGGAGCTAAGAAAAGATGCCATTTCTGTTAGCATCCATAAAATCCGTAACATCCTCCAATGGTTTGAGCGCCAGAAGAGCCTTCACTTCTATGCCAGCTCTCTGTTGTTTGTATACGAGGGCTCTCATCGCTTAGGGAATGCAAAGAGTGAAAATGAAGCTCTGACAGGACAGGAATATAGACAAACTGAGCCAGAGAACAAAAGTAATGCTCACATCAGTAGCTCAACACTGAAGAGCTCCTGTGGACAGGTAAACTTTAGTAGCATTCTTGAAACCATTTACAATTTAAGGAAAGTCAATGGGTTTGGGTCTCACTCTTTACATCACCAGGCTATAGGAATGACAGCTGACATGAAGGCAAAAGCAAACACTGTGGTTGAAGGCAAAAGCTCAAATAGTGGTAAGGAGGAAAATGTAGAGGTCAGGATGATTGATTTTGCCCACGTGTTTCCCAGTGATAGCTCAGATGATAACTACATTTACGGACTGAGGAGCCTCCTCTTTGTTCTGGAGCAGATCCTCCAAGAATGA